One Thalassoglobus sp. JC818 genomic region harbors:
- a CDS encoding NADH:ubiquinone reductase (Na(+)-transporting) subunit B gives MKFLRKKLDELHTHVKPGGKYEKFYAIYEMADTFLYTPDLVTRGQTHVRDGLDLKRMMIMVVVALGPCILMAMYNTGYQTNVAIQALVESGEISQATAGGWRGAIMDPIGYSPSNFVSCFLLGALYFLPIFIVTQIAGGACEVIFASIRKHEINEGFLVTGMLYPLTLPPTVPLWQVAIGIIFGVVVGKEIFGGTGKNFLNPALTARAFLYFAYPAQMSGDKVWVATPVDGYSAATSLGALADPEQTAGMAVITEQLGISWSQAFFGFIPGSMGETSTFACLLGAIILVATRIGSWRIMVSVLVGALGSAWLFNLGVTAETPNMFLMPPHWHLVVGGLAFGLVFMATDPVSATMTETGKWVYGLVIGITTTLVRVINPGYPEGIMLAILFGNVVAPLIDYCVIQLNIRRRRVRCGL, from the coding sequence ATGAAGTTCCTGAGGAAAAAGCTCGACGAGCTCCACACCCACGTCAAACCGGGTGGGAAGTATGAGAAATTCTATGCCATCTACGAGATGGCAGACACGTTTCTCTATACCCCAGATCTCGTGACGCGTGGCCAGACCCATGTCCGCGATGGACTGGATCTCAAGCGGATGATGATCATGGTCGTCGTCGCGCTGGGTCCTTGCATCCTGATGGCCATGTACAACACTGGCTATCAGACCAATGTCGCGATTCAGGCACTTGTCGAGAGTGGCGAAATTTCACAAGCGACCGCTGGTGGATGGCGGGGCGCGATCATGGACCCCATCGGTTACAGTCCAAGCAACTTCGTTTCCTGTTTCCTTCTGGGAGCGTTGTACTTTTTGCCGATCTTCATCGTGACGCAAATTGCCGGGGGGGCTTGCGAGGTGATCTTTGCCTCGATTCGCAAGCATGAAATCAACGAAGGTTTCCTCGTCACAGGGATGCTGTATCCGCTGACATTGCCGCCGACTGTCCCGCTCTGGCAGGTGGCGATCGGAATTATCTTCGGTGTGGTGGTCGGAAAAGAGATCTTCGGTGGAACGGGGAAGAACTTCCTGAATCCTGCGTTGACGGCTCGAGCGTTTCTGTACTTTGCATATCCAGCTCAGATGAGTGGGGACAAAGTTTGGGTTGCCACACCTGTTGATGGATACTCAGCTGCGACATCGCTCGGAGCACTGGCCGATCCCGAACAAACAGCGGGAATGGCTGTGATTACTGAACAACTGGGAATTTCCTGGTCACAAGCGTTCTTCGGATTCATTCCCGGATCGATGGGCGAAACATCGACTTTCGCCTGTTTGCTCGGGGCGATCATTCTCGTCGCGACCAGAATTGGATCGTGGCGAATCATGGTGAGTGTTCTCGTGGGAGCACTCGGATCAGCCTGGTTGTTCAATCTTGGCGTGACTGCTGAAACTCCGAACATGTTCCTGATGCCTCCGCACTGGCATCTGGTCGTGGGAGGTTTGGCATTCGGTTTGGTCTTCATGGCGACCGATCCCGTTTCGGCGACGATGACCGAAACAGGCAAATGGGTTTACGGTCTCGTGATCGGAATCACGACAACTCTTGTCCGTGTGATCAATCCGGGTTATCCGGAAGGGATCATGCTGGCGATTCTGTTTGGAAACGTGGTCGCTCCCTTGATCGATTACTGCGTCATTCAACTTAACATTCGACGAAGGCGAGTTCGCTGTGGACTCTGA
- a CDS encoding NADH:ubiquinone reductase (Na(+)-transporting) subunit D, whose protein sequence is MAASKTTDVLFDPVFKSNPIALQVLGICSALAVTTQLDKALVMSLAVTVVVACSNAIIALIRNFIPNSIRIIVQMTVISSLVIVVDQILKAFVPSVADQLSVFVGLIITNCIVMGRAEGFAMKNGVLRSFLDGVGNGLGYSLILIAVGFFRELLGSGTLLGFTVLPLATEGGFYIRNGLMLTPPSAFFLIGFFIWILRAFRTDQAAKDPTRD, encoded by the coding sequence ATGGCAGCCAGTAAGACGACTGACGTACTGTTTGACCCCGTCTTCAAGAGCAACCCGATTGCCCTTCAGGTTCTCGGAATTTGTTCTGCGCTGGCCGTGACGACTCAGCTCGATAAAGCCCTCGTCATGTCCCTTGCGGTGACTGTTGTTGTCGCTTGTTCGAATGCGATCATCGCATTGATTCGGAACTTTATCCCGAACAGCATTCGTATCATTGTGCAGATGACCGTGATTTCATCACTGGTGATCGTCGTTGACCAAATCCTGAAAGCGTTCGTTCCGTCAGTCGCGGATCAGCTCTCCGTGTTCGTGGGGCTAATCATCACAAACTGTATCGTGATGGGACGAGCGGAAGGCTTCGCGATGAAGAACGGAGTTCTCCGAAGCTTCCTCGACGGTGTCGGAAACGGATTGGGTTACTCATTGATTCTGATTGCGGTTGGATTTTTCCGGGAACTGCTGGGATCGGGGACGTTGCTGGGGTTCACTGTTCTGCCGCTCGCTACAGAAGGTGGCTTTTACATCCGAAACGGTCTGATGTTGACTCCGCCTAGTGCGTTCTTCCTGATTGGATTCTTCATTTGGATCTTGCGAGCGTTCCGAACGGATCAGGCAGCAAAAGATCCGACACGAGATTGA
- the nqrE gene encoding NADH:ubiquinone reductase (Na(+)-transporting) subunit E: MTLEEVGSMFFKSVFSENLALAFFLGMCTFLAVSKTVKNAFMLGIAVIVVQGVTVPVNNIIFRNFLREGALSWTGNEYLQNVDLSFLGLISFIGTIAAMVQILELFLDRYLPALYNTLGIFLPLITVNCAILGGSLFMQERDYTLAESVTYGFSSGIGWALAICCLAGVREKLRYSDIPEGLRGLGITFITVGLMAMAFMAFGGIDI, encoded by the coding sequence ATGACGCTCGAAGAAGTAGGCAGTATGTTTTTCAAGTCAGTGTTCTCAGAGAACCTGGCTCTCGCATTCTTTCTGGGAATGTGTACGTTTCTGGCTGTCTCCAAGACCGTCAAGAACGCATTCATGCTGGGAATTGCGGTTATCGTCGTGCAAGGCGTGACGGTTCCCGTGAACAACATCATCTTTCGTAATTTTCTTCGCGAGGGAGCTCTTTCCTGGACGGGGAATGAATACCTGCAAAACGTCGATCTCAGCTTCCTGGGATTGATCAGCTTCATTGGCACAATTGCGGCCATGGTGCAGATTCTGGAATTGTTTCTGGACCGCTATCTGCCCGCTCTCTACAACACTCTTGGAATTTTTCTGCCGCTGATCACAGTGAACTGTGCGATTCTAGGTGGTTCGCTCTTCATGCAGGAGCGTGATTACACGCTTGCAGAAAGTGTGACTTACGGATTTTCGAGCGGAATTGGTTGGGCGCTGGCCATTTGTTGCCTGGCTGGTGTTCGTGAAAAACTCAGGTACAGCGACATTCCGGAAGGGCTTCGCGGCCTCGGAATTACCTTCATCACCGTCGGATTGATGGCGATGGCATTCATGGCATTTGGTGGAATTGATATCTGA
- a CDS encoding GNAT family N-acetyltransferase — MIPIREQVFVVEQGVPPEIERDDRDAVSQHVVVVEDGLFVGTGRIDLEHDGKIGRLAVLERSRNRNFGTLIMRALEEIAMREDLVSVWLHSQIAVVPFYQHLGYAEDGDEFTEAGISHIPMRKKL; from the coding sequence GTGATCCCAATTCGGGAGCAGGTCTTCGTCGTTGAGCAAGGAGTCCCACCGGAAATCGAGCGAGATGACCGGGATGCTGTGTCTCAGCATGTTGTCGTCGTTGAAGACGGGCTGTTCGTCGGAACGGGTCGCATCGATCTGGAACACGATGGAAAAATCGGCCGTCTGGCTGTCCTCGAGCGGTCCCGAAATCGCAATTTCGGCACGCTGATCATGCGGGCTCTCGAAGAAATCGCTATGCGAGAAGATCTGGTGAGCGTCTGGCTGCACTCTCAGATTGCGGTCGTTCCGTTCTATCAGCATTTAGGGTACGCCGAAGACGGAGATGAATTTACCGAAGCGGGCATCTCGCATATTCCAATGCGGAAGAAGCTATGA
- a CDS encoding Na(+)-translocating NADH-quinone reductase subunit C produces the protein MDSENELNDNLNDAAEEAQESFNPNSFIGTLSVAVVLCLVCSLVVSVAAVALRPIQQRNQENKMKRNVLIAAGLWDPKTSTDQDIPEMFKSIETVAVNLPGRAEDAPIPGTLNEETDLNTYNQVKAAKDPDRSVFIANDNVDDIAGIKRREVVGLAYLVNDSSGKLESVVVPIYGKGLWSTLYGYIALDADCRTVRGITFYQHGETPGLGGEVDNPKWKAQWVGKEIVSADGVPDLKVTKPGNATKDNQVDGLSGATITSSGVERTVRYWLGEDAYGPFLDRIREESVAVVQ, from the coding sequence GTGGACTCTGAAAACGAACTGAACGACAACTTGAACGACGCTGCGGAGGAAGCTCAGGAGAGTTTCAATCCGAACAGCTTCATCGGCACACTTTCTGTCGCCGTAGTCTTGTGTCTGGTCTGCTCTCTGGTCGTCTCGGTCGCAGCTGTTGCTCTGAGGCCGATTCAGCAGCGGAATCAGGAAAACAAGATGAAGCGCAACGTTCTGATTGCAGCTGGCTTGTGGGATCCCAAAACGTCCACTGATCAAGACATCCCTGAGATGTTCAAATCGATCGAAACAGTGGCTGTGAATCTACCCGGCCGTGCTGAAGATGCTCCCATTCCAGGGACGTTGAACGAAGAGACTGACCTGAACACCTACAATCAGGTGAAGGCGGCCAAAGACCCTGACCGGAGCGTTTTCATCGCCAATGACAATGTCGACGACATTGCCGGAATCAAACGACGTGAAGTCGTGGGACTGGCCTATCTGGTGAACGACTCTTCCGGAAAGCTGGAGTCGGTCGTCGTTCCGATTTACGGAAAAGGATTGTGGTCCACGCTATACGGGTACATCGCACTCGATGCAGATTGTCGAACAGTCCGTGGGATTACGTTCTATCAGCACGGGGAAACACCCGGTCTGGGTGGAGAAGTCGACAATCCGAAATGGAAGGCCCAGTGGGTTGGCAAAGAGATTGTCAGTGCTGATGGTGTGCCTGATTTGAAAGTCACCAAACCCGGAAACGCAACTAAGGACAATCAGGTCGATGGTCTTTCCGGGGCAACGATTACGTCGAGTGGTGTCGAAAGAACTGTGCGATATTGGCTGGGAGAGGATGCCTACGGGCCATTCCTCGATCGAATTCGCGAAGAGTCGGTAGCGGTAGTTCAGTAA
- the nqrF gene encoding NADH:ubiquinone reductase (Na(+)-transporting) subunit F has protein sequence MEILLGILFFTVIVIILVLCIQLAKKLLVPSGDVTIVVNNQKTLTVPTGGKLLNALAENKIFVSSACGGGGTCAQCKVKIHAGGGDILPTEKTHINKKQERQGERLSCQVTVKQDMEVEVPPEVFETKKWECTVRSNNNVATFIKELVLELPADEAVDFKPGGYIQIDVPAHEVNYKDFAIEDEYHEDWDKFDIWRFKSVVKEPVYRAYSMANYPGEKGVIMLNVRIASPPPRMPDVPPGKVSSYIFGLKPGDKVTISGPYGEFFIKETQNEMVYIGGGAGMAPLRSHIFELLKQQDSERKISYWYGGRSSRELFYVEEFRELEEKHPNFKFNIALSDPLPEDNWTGYTGFIHQVLHDEYLKNHPAPEDVEYYICGPPMMLQAVLNMLDSLGVEPDNIAYDDFGG, from the coding sequence ATTGAAATCCTCCTCGGCATTCTGTTCTTCACCGTGATCGTCATCATTCTGGTGCTGTGTATCCAGTTGGCGAAGAAGCTTCTTGTTCCGTCTGGTGATGTCACCATTGTCGTGAACAATCAGAAGACTCTGACCGTGCCAACCGGCGGCAAGCTTCTGAATGCACTTGCGGAAAATAAGATTTTCGTTTCCTCTGCCTGTGGAGGAGGCGGAACGTGTGCCCAGTGCAAAGTGAAGATTCACGCTGGGGGTGGAGACATCCTGCCGACTGAAAAGACACACATCAACAAGAAGCAAGAACGTCAAGGCGAGCGGCTTTCCTGTCAGGTGACTGTGAAGCAGGACATGGAGGTTGAAGTTCCTCCAGAAGTCTTCGAAACGAAGAAGTGGGAATGTACGGTTCGCTCGAACAACAACGTTGCCACATTCATTAAAGAACTCGTCCTGGAACTTCCTGCTGACGAAGCTGTCGACTTCAAACCGGGTGGCTACATCCAGATCGACGTTCCTGCACACGAAGTCAATTACAAAGACTTCGCAATTGAAGATGAATACCACGAAGACTGGGACAAGTTTGACATCTGGCGATTCAAGTCAGTTGTGAAAGAGCCGGTTTATCGTGCTTATTCAATGGCGAACTACCCAGGGGAAAAGGGCGTGATCATGCTCAACGTGCGGATCGCATCTCCGCCGCCGCGCATGCCGGATGTCCCTCCAGGAAAGGTTTCGAGCTATATCTTTGGACTGAAGCCGGGTGATAAAGTGACCATTTCTGGTCCTTATGGTGAGTTCTTCATCAAAGAGACACAGAACGAAATGGTGTACATCGGCGGTGGTGCTGGAATGGCTCCGCTACGTTCACACATTTTCGAATTGCTGAAACAGCAGGACAGCGAACGCAAGATCTCGTACTGGTACGGGGGACGTTCATCTCGTGAATTGTTCTACGTCGAAGAGTTCCGAGAGCTGGAAGAAAAGCATCCGAACTTCAAGTTCAACATCGCGCTTTCAGATCCGCTGCCTGAAGACAACTGGACCGGCTACACCGGGTTCATCCACCAGGTTCTGCATGATGAGTATTTGAAGAACCATCCTGCTCCGGAAGATGTGGAATACTACATCTGTGGTCCGCCGATGATGCTTCAGGCGGTGTTGAATATGCTGGACAGCCTCGGAGTTGAACCGGACAATATCGCTTACGACGACTTTGGTGGATAA
- a CDS encoding polyprenol monophosphomannose synthase: protein MMSRSLLVTLCTYNERENLEQLIPEIFEHVPEASILVVDDNSPDGTGEYVDELARDNPRIYAIHRSGKLGLGTATVAAFNYGIEHKFDLLLNLDADFSHPPRFMSSMIEKAEEYDVVIGSRYVPGGEIVGWGPKRHMMSRGINFYAKAMLGLKTLDNSGSFRCYRVPKLAEVDWSQSKAKGYAFQEEILYRLRRVGATFAEVPITFEERRFGVTKINMKEAVSAAWVLMSLRFRS from the coding sequence ATGATGTCTCGATCACTGCTTGTGACTTTGTGTACGTACAACGAACGTGAGAATCTCGAACAGCTGATTCCTGAGATCTTCGAGCACGTTCCTGAGGCGTCCATTCTGGTTGTTGACGACAATTCGCCTGATGGAACAGGCGAATACGTCGATGAGCTCGCTCGCGACAATCCCCGAATTTACGCGATTCACAGGTCAGGCAAACTTGGCTTGGGAACAGCGACGGTCGCAGCATTCAACTACGGCATCGAACACAAGTTCGACCTGCTTTTGAATCTCGACGCCGACTTCTCGCATCCGCCCCGCTTCATGTCTTCCATGATTGAGAAGGCGGAAGAGTACGATGTCGTGATCGGCTCACGCTATGTTCCCGGCGGTGAAATCGTCGGCTGGGGACCGAAGCGTCACATGATGAGTCGCGGGATCAACTTCTATGCGAAGGCAATGCTGGGATTGAAGACGCTCGACAATTCCGGGAGTTTTCGATGCTATCGCGTTCCGAAGCTCGCTGAGGTGGACTGGTCGCAATCGAAAGCGAAGGGGTATGCGTTTCAGGAGGAGATTCTCTACCGGTTGCGGCGCGTGGGTGCGACGTTCGCGGAGGTCCCGATCACGTTCGAAGAGCGAAGGTTCGGAGTCACGAAGATCAACATGAAAGAAGCGGTTTCGGCTGCATGGGTTCTCATGAGCCTCCGCTTCCGCAGTTGA
- a CDS encoding Na(+)-translocating NADH-quinone reductase subunit A, translating to MPIRIRRGLDLPISGVPDQEIDRGAAVTRVALLGDDYVGMKPTMLVQVGDSVELGTPLFEDKKNPGVTFNSPGSGRVAEINRGDKRRFQSVVVELEGDAQKKFQSYQNSDLQTLEREAVVENLVQSGLWTSFRRRPYSKVPKRSEEPFAIFVQAMDTRPLAAFPGLIIDEHPAHFRYGLQVLTRLTAGAVYVCSAPGFNIPGTNPDDAPVEGVELRQFDGPHPAGLAGTHIHKLAAASEKRPSWYLNYQDVIAIGKLFVTGELFVDRVISLAGPQVTKPRLLRTRIGASIDELTAGELASGENRVISGSVLRGSIAEGPYAYLGRYDLQVSALLEGRDREFLGWQSPGFDKFSVKPVYASAVAGDGQNFAMTTNRNGSDRAIIPIGIYEQVMPLDIEPTALVKALLVGDTEQAQLLGATELDEEDLALLTFVDPGKHDFGPVLRDVLTRIEREG from the coding sequence ATGCCGATTCGGATCCGACGAGGCCTCGACCTGCCGATTTCTGGAGTCCCTGATCAAGAGATTGATCGCGGGGCGGCTGTGACACGCGTAGCGCTGCTGGGAGACGACTATGTTGGCATGAAGCCGACCATGCTCGTGCAGGTTGGTGATTCGGTCGAACTCGGCACCCCGCTGTTTGAAGACAAGAAGAATCCCGGAGTCACTTTTAACTCGCCCGGTTCTGGCCGCGTTGCTGAAATCAATCGTGGCGACAAGCGTCGATTTCAATCGGTTGTCGTCGAGCTTGAAGGGGATGCTCAGAAGAAGTTCCAGTCATATCAGAACAGCGACTTGCAGACTCTCGAACGTGAGGCTGTGGTCGAAAATCTCGTTCAATCCGGGTTGTGGACTTCATTTCGACGTCGCCCGTACAGCAAAGTGCCGAAGCGAAGCGAAGAGCCTTTCGCCATTTTTGTTCAGGCAATGGACACTCGGCCTCTCGCCGCATTTCCCGGCTTGATCATTGATGAGCACCCGGCTCACTTTCGATACGGCCTGCAAGTCCTGACAAGATTGACTGCCGGCGCGGTCTATGTTTGTTCGGCACCTGGTTTCAATATTCCCGGTACAAATCCTGATGATGCTCCGGTTGAAGGCGTCGAGCTGCGACAGTTCGACGGTCCACATCCGGCCGGACTTGCTGGAACTCATATTCATAAGCTGGCTGCTGCCAGCGAAAAGCGTCCTTCCTGGTATTTGAACTATCAGGACGTGATTGCGATCGGAAAACTGTTTGTCACTGGAGAATTGTTCGTCGATCGAGTGATCTCCCTGGCGGGACCTCAAGTGACAAAACCTCGTCTGTTGCGAACACGAATCGGGGCATCGATTGATGAATTAACTGCTGGAGAACTTGCTTCCGGTGAGAATCGAGTCATCTCCGGCTCCGTTCTGCGAGGGTCTATCGCCGAAGGGCCTTATGCCTACCTGGGACGATACGATCTGCAGGTTTCTGCTTTGCTCGAAGGTCGCGATCGCGAGTTTCTCGGATGGCAGAGCCCTGGATTCGACAAGTTTTCCGTCAAGCCTGTCTATGCCTCCGCAGTTGCTGGAGACGGACAGAACTTTGCAATGACCACCAATCGCAACGGAAGTGATCGAGCGATCATTCCGATTGGGATTTACGAACAAGTCATGCCTCTCGACATTGAGCCGACCGCACTTGTGAAAGCGCTGCTGGTGGGTGACACGGAGCAGGCGCAACTCCTCGGGGCAACAGAGCTTGACGAAGAAGATCTCGCGCTCCTCACTTTTGTTGATCCGGGTAAACACGATTTTGGACCTGTCCTGCGGGACGTGCTCACTCGAATTGAGCGAGAAGGCTAG